A stretch of the Lolium perenne isolate Kyuss_39 chromosome 3, Kyuss_2.0, whole genome shotgun sequence genome encodes the following:
- the LOC139838212 gene encoding probable beta-1,3-galactosyltransferase 8 — protein sequence MAWGGPCRRRCSSVGDGSGGGARSRTAGLRVGGGDDVGQPWLRGGAAGGGALHARDPGLLGPISGRAGLPMRAQPQLEKKLLPRGRAPLTGKAVAALCVASFVVGLLLSGRVSLLPSASASSKVKATSDGSGCDDNSVSKLGQSHDPKGIMNEVSRTHHAIRSLDKAVSSLEMELAVERARSGGTGAGVSSRVPQKAFVVIGINTAFSSKKRRDSLRETWVPTGEKLRRLEKEKGIVIRFVIGRSGTAAGGGPADRAIDAEEAEYKDFMRLENHVEGYHELSSKTRIYFATAVATWDADFYVKVDDDVHVNLGMLTSRLAKYRARPRVYVGCMKSGPVLSQRGVKYHEPEYWKFGDVGNKYFRHATGQIYAVSKDLAAYISVNQPILHRYANEDVSLGAWLIGLEVEHVDDRSMCCATPPDCEWKKRAGNVCAASFDWSCSGVCRSVDRMKLIHNACGEGQDAVWSAGAT from the exons ATGGCGTGGGGCGGTCCCTGCCGGCGGCGGTGCTCTTCGGTCGGCGACGGCTCCGGTGGCGGCGCGCGGTCCAGGACGGCGGGGCTCCGGGTGGGTGGCGGCGACGACGTTGGCCAGCCTTGGCTGCGGGGTGGTGCAGCTGGCGGCGGCGCCCTCCATGCTCGAGATCCGGGCCTCTTGGGCCCCATCTCGGGTAGGGCGGGCCTGCCCATGCGG GCGCAGCCGCAGCTGGAGAAGAAGCTGCTGCCGCGGGGCAGGGCGCCGCTAACGGGGAAGGCCGTGGCCGCGCTCTGCGTCGCGAGCTTCGTCGTGGGGCTGCTCCTCAGCGGCCGGGTGTCGCTTCTGCCGTCGGCCTCGGCGTCGAGCAAGGTGAAGGCGACCTCTGATGGTTCTGGCTGTGACGACAACAGTGTAAGT AAGCTGGGGCAGAGCCATGATCCCAAGGGCATCATGAACGAGGTGTCCAGGACGCACCACGCGATTCG GTCACTCGACAAGGCGGTGTCTTCGCTGGAGATGGAGCTGGCCGTGGAGCGCGCGAGGAGCGGCGGCACCGGCGCCGGCGTGTCGTCCAGGGTCCCACAGAAGGCCTTCGTCGTGATCGGCATCAACACGGCCTTCAGCAGCAAGAAGCGCCGCGACTCCCTCCGCGAGACCTGGGTCCCCACAG GGGAGAAGCTGAGGAGGCTGGAAAAGGAGAAGGGGATCGTGATCCGGTTCGTGATCGGGCGGAGCGggacggcggcgggcggcgggccgGCGGACCGCGCCATCGACGCGGAGGAGGCGGAGTACAAGGACTTCATGCGGCTGGAGAACCACGTGGAGGGCTACCACGAGCTGTCCTCCAAGACCAGGATCTACTTCGCCACCGCCGTCGCCACCTGGGACGCCGACTTCTACGTCAAGGTCGACGACGACGTCCACGTCAACCTCG GGATGCTGACAAGTAGACTGGCCAAGTAcagggcgcggccaagggtgtacGTCGGCTGCATGAAGTCCGGGCCTGTTCTCTCACAGAG AGGAGTCAAGTACCACGAGCCGGAGTACTGGAAATTCGGGGACGTCGGGAACAAGTACTTCCGCCATGCCACCGGCCAGATCTATGCCGTCTCCAAGGACCTCGCCGCCTACATCTCCGTCAACCA GCCGATCCTGCACAGGTACGCGAACGAGGACGTCTCTCTGGGCGCGTGGCTCATCGGGCTGGAGGTGGAGCACGTCGACGACCGGAGCATGTGCTGCGCGACGCCTCCAG ACTGCGAGTGGAAGAAGCGAGCGGGGAACGTGTGCGCGGCGTCCTTCGACTGGTCCTGCAGCGGGGTCTGCAGGTCCGTGGACAGGATGAAGCTCATCCACAACGCCTGCGGCGAAGGCCAAGATGCAGTCTGGAGCGCCGGCGCGACGTGA